The Methylobacterium currus genome contains a region encoding:
- the thiC gene encoding phosphomethylpyrimidine synthase ThiC, with the protein MNAPILAKDLPHSVTTGPVAGSVKAYASPQERPDLHVPYREIALSDPREAPVRVYDPSGPYTEADARIDLAAGLPEIRKRWIAGRGYAATAPRAVKPEDNGFASADRLVAPCPAARTVRRGAPGQRVTQYEFARAGIVTEEMIYVAHRENLCREAMLAGAADKLADGESFGASIPPFITPDFVRDEVARGRAIIPANINHTELEPMAIGRNFLVKINANIGNSAVTSSAAEEVEKMVWAIRWGADTVMDLSTGRNIHNIRGWILRNAPVPIGTVPIYQALEKVGGDPLKLDWEVFRDTLIEQAEQGVDYFTIHAGVRLAHVPLTARRVTGIVSRGGSIMARWCLAGHRESFLYERFEEICDICRAYDVSFSLGDGLRPGSIADANDAAQFAELETLGELTEVAHAKGCQVMIEGPGHVPMHKIKVNMEKQLAECGEAPFYTLGPLTTDVAPGYDHITSGIGAAMIGWFGTAMLCYVTPKEHLGLPNRDDVKTGVITYKIAAHAADLAKGHPAAQLRDDALSRARFDFRWEDQFNLSLDPDTARAYHDETLPKDAHKVAHFCSMCGPKFCSMKITQDLRADVLAMAAASAVVGEATPLSEAERAAGMAQKSAEFMTQGGDLYVAPGE; encoded by the coding sequence ATGAACGCACCCATCCTCGCGAAAGATCTGCCGCACAGCGTCACCACGGGGCCCGTCGCCGGCTCGGTGAAGGCCTACGCCTCGCCCCAGGAGCGCCCCGACCTTCATGTGCCCTACCGGGAGATCGCGCTCTCCGATCCGCGCGAGGCCCCGGTGCGGGTCTACGACCCGTCGGGCCCCTATACGGAGGCCGATGCACGCATCGACCTCGCGGCCGGTCTGCCCGAGATCCGTAAGCGCTGGATCGCGGGCCGCGGCTACGCGGCAACCGCCCCCCGGGCGGTGAAGCCAGAGGATAACGGCTTCGCCAGCGCGGACAGGCTGGTGGCGCCGTGCCCGGCCGCCCGCACCGTGCGCCGGGGCGCCCCGGGCCAGAGGGTCACCCAGTACGAGTTCGCCCGCGCCGGGATCGTCACGGAGGAGATGATCTACGTCGCCCACCGGGAGAACCTGTGCCGCGAGGCGATGCTGGCGGGGGCCGCGGACAAGCTCGCCGACGGCGAGAGCTTCGGGGCGAGCATCCCGCCCTTCATCACGCCGGACTTCGTGCGCGACGAGGTGGCGCGCGGGCGGGCGATCATCCCGGCCAACATCAACCACACCGAACTCGAGCCGATGGCCATCGGCCGCAACTTCCTCGTCAAGATCAACGCCAATATCGGCAACTCGGCCGTGACCTCCTCGGCCGCCGAGGAGGTCGAGAAGATGGTGTGGGCGATCCGCTGGGGCGCCGACACGGTCATGGACCTCTCGACGGGGCGCAACATCCACAACATCCGTGGCTGGATCCTGCGCAATGCGCCGGTGCCGATCGGGACGGTGCCGATCTACCAGGCGCTGGAGAAGGTCGGTGGCGATCCCCTCAAGCTCGATTGGGAGGTGTTTCGCGATACGCTGATCGAGCAGGCCGAGCAGGGGGTGGATTACTTCACCATCCATGCCGGCGTGCGCCTCGCCCACGTGCCGCTCACCGCCCGGCGCGTCACCGGCATTGTCTCGCGCGGCGGCTCGATCATGGCGCGCTGGTGCCTCGCCGGGCACCGGGAATCGTTCCTCTACGAGCGGTTCGAGGAGATCTGCGACATCTGCCGGGCCTACGACGTGTCGTTCTCCCTCGGCGACGGCCTGCGCCCGGGCTCGATCGCGGACGCCAACGACGCGGCGCAGTTCGCCGAGCTGGAGACCTTGGGGGAACTCACCGAGGTCGCCCATGCCAAGGGCTGCCAGGTGATGATCGAGGGCCCCGGCCACGTGCCGATGCACAAGATCAAGGTCAACATGGAGAAGCAGCTCGCCGAGTGCGGCGAGGCGCCGTTCTACACGCTCGGCCCGCTCACCACCGACGTGGCGCCGGGCTACGACCACATCACCTCCGGCATCGGCGCGGCGATGATCGGCTGGTTCGGCACCGCGATGCTCTGCTACGTCACCCCGAAGGAGCATCTCGGCCTGCCGAACCGCGACGACGTGAAGACCGGCGTCATCACCTACAAGATCGCCGCCCATGCCGCCGACCTCGCCAAGGGCCACCCGGCCGCCCAATTGCGCGACGACGCCCTGTCGCGGGCCCGGTTCGACTTCCGCTGGGAGGACCAGTTCAACCTCTCCCTCGATCCGGACACGGCGCGGGCCTATCACGACGAGACCCTGCCGAAGGACGCCCACAAGGTCGCGCATTTCTGCTCGATGTGCGGGCCGAAATTCTGCTCGATGAAGATCACCCAGGACCTGCGCGCCGACGTGCTGGCCATGGCGGCGGCGAGCGCCGTGGTCGGCGAGGCCACACCCTTGAGCGAAGCGGAGCGGGCGGCCGGCATGGCCCAAAAATCGGCGGAATTCATGACGCAGGGCGGGGACCTCTACGTCGCACCCGGCGAATAG
- a CDS encoding ATP-binding protein, whose amino-acid sequence MNRLGTALASELDRQRLGDTVVEAATHLTGAAYGALFERVPESPDGPEHWRLLSLTGAPREAFTRFGLPRVTTLFSHTFAARGVVLSEDVTADPRYGSHGGMPQGHLPVRSYLAVPVVSGDGVILGALLFGHPEPHRFGTREAALIEGLAGQAAVAMDNARLFASVRREQDRFAAAVQAVRGVLWTNDAAGRMAGDQPAWAALTGQTQEQYAGYGWAEAVHPEDRAASVESWNAAVAERRRYTHEHRVRRHDGVFRTFAIQAVPVLDPDGSIREWVGVHSDISEQRAAETALRESNEEIQRYAYIVSHDLRAPLVNIMGFTSEIEASQDDIRAALAGRPEAGRIDADLSESVSFIKAAITKMDGLINAILKLSREGRRNFQPEPLAMTALVQGLADAQRHQTDAADAVIAIGDLPGITADRLAVEQIFGNLIDNAIKYLAKDRPGRIAVTGSVSDGLAVFRVADNGRGIDARDHARVFELFRRSGAQDRPGEGIGLAHVRTLVRALGGRIDLSSEIGAGTTFSVTLPLRQG is encoded by the coding sequence ATGAACCGCCTCGGCACGGCGCTCGCGAGCGAGCTCGACCGCCAGCGCCTCGGCGACACGGTGGTGGAGGCCGCGACCCACCTGACCGGCGCGGCCTACGGCGCCCTGTTCGAGCGGGTGCCGGAGAGCCCGGACGGTCCCGAGCATTGGCGGCTCCTCAGCCTCACCGGCGCGCCGCGGGAGGCCTTCACCCGCTTCGGCCTGCCCCGGGTGACGACCCTGTTCAGCCACACCTTCGCCGCCCGCGGGGTGGTGCTGAGCGAGGACGTGACGGCGGATCCGCGCTACGGCAGCCATGGCGGCATGCCGCAGGGCCACCTGCCGGTGCGCAGCTACCTCGCGGTGCCGGTGGTCTCGGGCGACGGCGTCATCCTCGGCGCTCTGCTGTTCGGCCATCCCGAGCCGCACCGCTTCGGCACCCGCGAAGCGGCGCTGATCGAGGGCCTGGCCGGACAGGCCGCGGTCGCGATGGACAATGCCCGGCTGTTCGCCTCGGTGCGGCGCGAGCAGGACCGTTTCGCCGCCGCCGTCCAGGCGGTGCGCGGCGTGCTCTGGACCAACGACGCCGCAGGCCGCATGGCCGGCGACCAGCCGGCCTGGGCGGCGCTCACCGGGCAGACGCAGGAGCAATATGCCGGCTACGGCTGGGCCGAGGCGGTGCATCCGGAAGACCGCGCCGCCAGCGTCGAGAGCTGGAACGCGGCGGTCGCCGAGCGCCGGCGCTACACCCACGAGCACCGGGTGCGCCGCCACGACGGGGTGTTTCGCACCTTCGCGATCCAGGCGGTGCCGGTGCTCGACCCCGACGGCTCGATCCGCGAATGGGTCGGCGTGCATTCGGACATCTCCGAGCAGCGCGCCGCCGAGACCGCGCTCCGGGAATCGAACGAGGAGATCCAGCGCTACGCCTACATCGTTAGCCACGATCTGCGGGCGCCGCTCGTCAACATCATGGGCTTCACCAGCGAGATCGAGGCGAGCCAGGACGACATCCGGGCCGCCCTGGCGGGCCGCCCGGAGGCGGGGCGGATCGACGCCGACCTCAGCGAATCGGTGAGCTTCATCAAGGCCGCGATCACCAAGATGGACGGCCTGATCAACGCCATCCTGAAGCTGTCGCGGGAGGGGCGGCGCAACTTCCAGCCCGAGCCCCTGGCGATGACCGCCCTGGTCCAGGGCCTCGCCGACGCGCAGCGCCACCAGACGGACGCCGCGGACGCGGTCATCGCCATCGGCGATCTGCCGGGGATCACCGCCGACCGGCTCGCCGTGGAGCAGATCTTCGGCAACCTGATCGACAACGCGATCAAGTACCTGGCCAAGGACCGGCCGGGCCGGATCGCGGTCACCGGGTCGGTCTCGGACGGGCTCGCGGTGTTCCGGGTCGCCGATAACGGCCGCGGCATCGATGCCCGCGACCATGCCCGGGTGTTCGAGCTCTTCCGTCGCTCCGGCGCCCAGGACCGGCCGGGGGAGGGGATCGGGCTCGCCCATGTCCGGACCCTGGTGCGGGCGCTCGGGGGGCGGATCGACCTGTCCTCGGAGATCGGGGCCGGCACCACCTTCAGCGTGACGCTGCCGCTGCGCCAGGGGTGA
- a CDS encoding response regulator, with amino-acid sequence MIEDDEGHARLIERNIRRAGVNNVIESFRDGTSALAALFGPDGSGEINAGRPLLILLDLNLPDMTGIDILQKVKSNPHLRRSPVVILTTTDDQREIQRCYDLGCNVYITKPVNYEGFANAIRQLGLFFSVMQVPESA; translated from the coding sequence ATGATCGAGGATGACGAGGGCCATGCCCGGCTGATCGAGCGGAACATCCGCCGCGCAGGCGTCAACAACGTCATCGAGTCGTTCCGGGACGGAACCTCCGCGCTCGCCGCGCTGTTCGGGCCCGACGGCAGCGGCGAGATCAATGCCGGCCGGCCGCTCCTCATCCTCCTCGACCTCAACCTGCCGGACATGACCGGCATCGACATCCTGCAGAAGGTGAAGTCGAACCCGCATCTGCGCCGCTCGCCGGTGGTCATCCTGACCACCACCGACGACCAGCGCGAGATCCAGCGCTGCTACGACCTCGGCTGCAACGTCTACATCACAAAGCCGGTGAACTACGAGGGCTTCGCCAACGCGATCCGCCAGCTCGGCCTGTTCTTCTCGGTGATGCAGGTCCCGGAGAGCGCCTGA
- a CDS encoding sensor histidine kinase encodes MVTEPVRLLYIDDDPGLARLVARTLAGRGCEVVHAPDGEAGLALIAAERFDVVALDHHMPLETGLDILPRIRALAEAPPVIYVTGSEDSRVAVAALKAGAVDYVWKDLQGHFRELLAEAVATAVLQDRTRREKERAEAEVREARDRAELLLREVNHRVANSLALVAALVRMQANAVTDASARAALEETQTRITAIAGIHRRLYTSDDVRVVAVDAYLATLVEDLDGAMNATGQRHRILLDAAPVEVATDKAVSLGVIVTELVTNAYKYAYPEGATGEIRITARRDGDTLRLTVADDGVGWQGAGTPRGTGLGSRIVRAMASNLRAQIAYAQAEKGTAASIDIAL; translated from the coding sequence ATCGTGACCGAACCGGTCCGCCTGCTCTACATCGACGACGATCCCGGACTGGCGCGGCTGGTCGCCCGCACACTGGCGGGCCGCGGCTGCGAGGTGGTGCACGCCCCCGACGGCGAGGCGGGCTTGGCGCTGATCGCGGCGGAGCGGTTCGACGTGGTCGCCCTCGACCACCACATGCCGCTGGAGACGGGCCTCGACATCCTGCCGCGCATCCGCGCCCTCGCCGAGGCGCCGCCGGTGATCTACGTCACCGGCTCGGAAGACAGCCGCGTCGCCGTGGCGGCGCTGAAGGCCGGCGCCGTCGACTACGTCTGGAAGGATCTTCAGGGCCACTTCCGGGAGCTGCTGGCCGAGGCGGTGGCGACCGCCGTGCTCCAGGACCGCACGCGGCGCGAGAAGGAGCGGGCCGAGGCCGAGGTGCGCGAGGCCCGCGACCGGGCCGAGCTGCTCCTGCGCGAGGTCAACCACCGGGTCGCCAACAGCCTCGCCCTGGTGGCGGCCCTGGTGCGGATGCAGGCCAACGCCGTCACCGACGCCTCCGCCCGCGCGGCGCTCGAAGAGACCCAGACCCGCATCACCGCGATCGCCGGCATCCACCGGCGGCTCTACACCTCCGACGACGTGCGGGTGGTGGCGGTCGACGCCTATCTGGCGACCCTGGTGGAGGATCTCGACGGGGCGATGAACGCCACCGGCCAGCGCCACCGCATCCTCCTCGACGCGGCCCCGGTCGAGGTGGCGACCGACAAGGCGGTCTCCCTCGGCGTGATCGTGACCGAGCTGGTCACCAACGCCTACAAATACGCCTATCCGGAGGGCGCGACCGGCGAGATCCGCATCACGGCCCGCCGCGACGGCGACACCCTGCGCCTCACCGTGGCGGATGACGGCGTCGGCTGGCAGGGCGCCGGCACCCCGCGCGGCACCGGGCTCGGCTCGCGCATCGTGCGCGCCATGGCGTCGAACCTGCGCGCGCAGATCGCTTACGCGCAAGCCGAGAAGGGCACGGCGGCAAGCATCGACATCGCGCTCTGA
- a CDS encoding lipopolysaccharide biosynthesis protein, giving the protein MAAGAALGEAGGGAGTALAVFGVRIVAAACAFVAQVLMARLMGGTEYGVFATIWVWTALMGHASTWGLSQAACRFLPTYRATGAVGPERGFLAFGAVFSLTAASALAGFGAALLWLVPGLVAGNHAGPLLVAALVLPLFALQDFCEGVARGRNWTLLAVAPPYLLRQGLIMALMLAAVAFGAPAEATVAVACTLAATALSLAMQATLLLRRLRAERPSARARYPWRDWLRAALPMALIDLAGSGFNFVDVLVLGFLLPPAEVGAYFAATRLLQFVVFVQYAASSVTAQRFAAAQARGDRAELETLVRRWARLTLLATLATGLALVAAGPLLLGLFGPDFREALPLLALLVAGHGLAAACGPAEDLLTMLGAERACAAVTVALLVAAVLLTLALVPPLGLTGAALAAALVTAARGGVLARLAYRRLGLVTPAFAR; this is encoded by the coding sequence ATGGCGGCCGGGGCGGCTCTCGGCGAGGCGGGTGGCGGTGCCGGCACCGCGCTCGCGGTGTTCGGCGTGCGGATCGTTGCCGCGGCCTGCGCCTTCGTGGCCCAGGTGCTGATGGCCCGGCTGATGGGCGGCACGGAATACGGGGTCTTCGCCACGATCTGGGTCTGGACCGCGCTCATGGGCCATGCCTCGACCTGGGGCCTGTCTCAGGCCGCCTGCCGCTTCCTGCCGACCTACCGGGCGACAGGAGCCGTCGGGCCGGAGCGCGGCTTCCTCGCCTTCGGAGCGGTGTTCTCGCTGACGGCCGCCTCGGCCCTGGCGGGCTTCGGCGCGGCACTCCTCTGGCTCGTTCCCGGCCTCGTCGCCGGCAACCATGCCGGCCCGCTCCTCGTGGCGGCGCTGGTGCTGCCGCTCTTCGCGCTCCAGGATTTCTGCGAGGGCGTGGCGCGGGGCCGCAACTGGACGCTGCTCGCCGTGGCGCCGCCCTACCTCCTGCGCCAGGGCCTGATCATGGCGCTGATGCTGGCGGCGGTCGCGTTCGGGGCGCCGGCCGAGGCCACGGTCGCCGTCGCCTGCACGCTCGCCGCCACCGCCCTGTCCCTCGCCATGCAGGCCACGCTCCTGCTGCGGCGCCTGCGGGCCGAACGGCCCTCGGCCCGCGCCCGCTACCCCTGGCGCGACTGGCTGCGGGCGGCCCTGCCGATGGCGCTGATCGATCTCGCCGGCTCGGGCTTCAACTTCGTCGACGTGCTGGTTCTCGGCTTCCTGCTGCCGCCGGCGGAGGTCGGCGCCTATTTCGCGGCGACGCGGCTCCTGCAATTCGTCGTCTTCGTCCAGTACGCCGCCTCCTCGGTGACGGCGCAGCGTTTCGCCGCGGCGCAGGCGCGGGGCGACCGGGCGGAGCTCGAAACCCTGGTCCGGCGCTGGGCGCGGCTGACGCTGCTCGCCACCCTCGCGACCGGCCTCGCCCTCGTGGCGGCGGGACCGCTGCTGCTCGGCCTGTTCGGGCCGGACTTTCGCGAAGCCCTGCCGCTCCTCGCGCTCCTCGTCGCCGGCCACGGCCTCGCCGCTGCCTGCGGGCCGGCGGAAGACCTCCTGACCATGCTGGGAGCCGAGCGTGCCTGCGCCGCCGTCACGGTCGCGCTCCTCGTCGCGGCGGTTCTCCTCACCCTGGCGCTGGTGCCGCCTCTCGGACTCACCGGCGCGGCGCTCGCCGCCGCCCTCGTGACCGCCGCACGCGGCGGCGTCCTGGCGAGGCTCGCCTATCGTCGCCTCGGCCTCGTCACGCCGGCCTTCGCCCGATGA
- a CDS encoding GNAT family N-acetyltransferase: protein MTAPAFPLPTTVAAPACEITTLASLSREPASWDALVARAAGPTPDYARRVLEAHRDHGLAPADLPCLAVRAGPDLLALLPYRTGRGPLGLGRIARPFASPYLTVTAPLVVAGTEGVPALAALVAGMRTLGQPWWWPLLPADESPLLAALARDGWGSAEVSGFSRPVLDRRASHDIFLREHPHKGRLKDLRRRRRRLDEAGIVTVEAIGPDGDLAGAVAAFLDLERRGWKGRAGTALACRPQTEGLAKDLFRAGGGPVTARADLLRLDGRVVAASLALVCGGTATLLKTAYDEALRALAPGVLLEAEIVRALHETRFADRLDSATLASAVLDDLYPERTRIAEIVVSPRGGPAPERIAARARRQHAAKAWLRARLARLRGR from the coding sequence ATGACTGCGCCGGCATTCCCGCTCCCGACGACCGTCGCGGCCCCGGCCTGCGAGATCACGACCCTCGCATCCTTGAGCCGCGAGCCCGCGTCCTGGGACGCCCTGGTCGCCCGTGCCGCCGGGCCGACGCCCGATTATGCGCGCCGCGTGCTGGAGGCGCATCGCGACCACGGGCTCGCCCCGGCGGACCTGCCCTGCCTCGCGGTGCGCGCCGGCCCGGACCTGCTGGCGCTGCTGCCTTACCGGACGGGGCGCGGCCCCCTCGGGCTCGGCCGGATCGCCCGGCCCTTCGCCTCGCCCTACCTCACCGTGACGGCGCCCCTCGTGGTTGCCGGGACGGAGGGCGTCCCGGCCCTGGCGGCGCTCGTCGCCGGGATGCGAACGCTCGGGCAACCGTGGTGGTGGCCGCTCCTGCCGGCGGACGAATCGCCCCTCCTCGCCGCGCTCGCCCGCGACGGCTGGGGCAGCGCCGAGGTCTCGGGTTTCTCACGCCCGGTGCTCGACCGGCGCGCGAGCCACGACATCTTCCTCAGGGAGCATCCGCACAAGGGCCGGCTCAAGGACCTGCGCCGGCGACGCCGGCGCCTCGACGAGGCCGGCATCGTCACGGTCGAGGCGATCGGGCCGGACGGGGACCTGGCCGGCGCGGTCGCGGCATTCCTCGATCTGGAGCGGCGCGGCTGGAAGGGGCGGGCCGGCACCGCGCTCGCCTGCCGGCCGCAGACCGAAGGCCTTGCGAAAGACCTGTTCCGGGCCGGCGGCGGGCCGGTGACGGCGCGGGCCGACCTCCTGCGCCTCGACGGGCGGGTGGTCGCCGCGAGCCTCGCGCTGGTCTGCGGCGGCACCGCGACGCTGCTCAAGACCGCCTACGACGAGGCGTTGCGCGCGCTCGCCCCGGGCGTGCTGCTCGAGGCCGAGATCGTGCGGGCCCTGCACGAGACCCGGTTCGCCGACCGGCTCGATTCGGCGACGCTGGCGAGCGCGGTGCTCGACGACCTCTACCCCGAGCGCACCCGCATCGCCGAAATCGTGGTCTCGCCGCGGGGCGGGCCCGCGCCCGAGCGGATCGCCGCCCGGGCCCGGCGGCAGCACGCCGCGAAAGCCTGGCTCAGGGCGCGGCTCGCCCGCCTGCGGGGCCGCTGA
- the tsaA gene encoding tRNA (N6-threonylcarbamoyladenosine(37)-N6)-methyltransferase TrmO, producing the protein MTQADFGPRPGEESIALPEAFDAGLYFVGRVRTPWTERAECPRNSAQSDAVCTLEVDPRFAPGLRSLEGTTHLIVLYWMDRAPRNLVAQQPRHAPDSRGTFALRSPARPNPIAVSVVELLGIDGGTLRVRGLDCLDGTPLLDIKPYFASTDARPDARVGWREAERAAAVSGPAGGRAAP; encoded by the coding sequence ATGACGCAAGCGGATTTCGGCCCGCGGCCGGGCGAGGAGAGCATCGCCCTGCCGGAGGCGTTCGATGCCGGCCTCTACTTCGTCGGCCGGGTGCGCACGCCCTGGACCGAGCGGGCGGAGTGCCCGCGCAATTCGGCGCAATCGGACGCGGTCTGCACCCTGGAGGTCGATCCCCGCTTCGCCCCGGGCTTGCGGAGCCTCGAGGGCACCACCCACCTGATCGTGCTCTACTGGATGGACCGGGCGCCGCGGAACCTGGTGGCGCAGCAGCCCCGCCACGCGCCGGACTCTCGCGGCACCTTCGCGCTGCGCTCGCCGGCCCGTCCGAATCCGATCGCCGTCTCGGTGGTGGAACTCCTGGGGATCGACGGCGGCACCCTGCGGGTGCGCGGGCTCGACTGCCTCGACGGCACGCCGCTCCTCGACATCAAACCCTACTTCGCCTCGACCGATGCGCGGCCGGACGCCAGGGTCGGCTGGCGGGAGGCGGAGAGGGCGGCCGCTGTCAGCGGCCCCGCAGGCGGGCGAGCCGCGCCCTGA
- a CDS encoding AMP nucleosidase translates to MFADELRPMETVADPETAVDRLAALHAAATGSLRDALARFLADGVPPDAAERLTFRYPELRLTYRPTGPLPRITRATAKFQGPGVYATTLTQPAHFRAYLLEQLRPLVQDYGATIEVGLSAQEIPYPYVVEPGAELARGVTSSDLARYFPTPMLSSVGDEIADGLWLEAGDEPRPLALFDGPRVDYSLRRLVHYTGADWRQIQPWILLTNYHRYVDQFVRVGLKALAAEPERYARLVLPGGVAVEAGDAAGAQADALIAASPWHRFQMPAYHLVARDGQGTSLVNIGVGPSNAKTITDHLAVLRPHCWLMVGHCGGLRQSQTIGDYVLAHGYLRRDRILDEVVPPDVPIPALAEVQVALQEAAASVTGERAEALKQRLRTGTVVTYDDRNWELRWSQERRRINLSRAIGVDMESGTIAAQGYRLRVPYGTLLCVSDKPLHGEIKLPGAANAFYERAVGEHLLIGLATLESLRRNRHGLHSRKLRSFDEPAFR, encoded by the coding sequence GTGTTCGCCGACGAGCTGAGACCGATGGAGACGGTGGCCGACCCCGAGACGGCGGTCGACCGCCTGGCGGCGCTCCACGCCGCCGCCACCGGGAGCCTGCGGGACGCGCTCGCCCGCTTCCTCGCGGACGGTGTGCCCCCCGACGCCGCCGAGCGGCTGACCTTCCGCTATCCCGAGCTGCGCCTGACCTACCGCCCGACCGGGCCGCTGCCGCGGATCACCCGCGCCACCGCGAAGTTCCAGGGGCCGGGCGTCTACGCCACCACCCTGACCCAGCCGGCGCATTTCCGCGCCTACCTGCTCGAGCAGCTGCGCCCCCTGGTGCAGGATTACGGCGCCACGATCGAGGTGGGCCTGAGCGCCCAGGAGATCCCGTACCCCTACGTCGTCGAGCCCGGGGCGGAGCTCGCCCGCGGCGTCACCTCGAGCGACCTCGCGCGCTACTTCCCGACGCCGATGCTGTCGAGCGTCGGCGACGAGATCGCCGACGGCCTGTGGCTGGAGGCCGGCGACGAGCCCCGGCCGCTCGCCCTGTTCGACGGGCCGCGGGTCGATTACTCGCTGCGCCGCCTCGTGCACTATACCGGGGCCGATTGGCGCCAGATCCAGCCCTGGATCCTGCTCACCAACTATCACCGCTACGTCGACCAGTTCGTGCGGGTCGGCCTGAAGGCGCTGGCCGCCGAGCCCGAGCGCTATGCCCGCCTGGTCCTGCCCGGTGGCGTCGCGGTGGAGGCCGGGGACGCCGCCGGCGCGCAGGCCGACGCGCTGATCGCCGCCTCGCCCTGGCACCGCTTCCAGATGCCGGCCTATCACCTCGTCGCGCGGGACGGACAGGGGACCAGCCTGGTCAATATCGGCGTCGGTCCCTCCAACGCCAAGACGATCACCGATCACCTGGCGGTGCTGCGGCCGCATTGCTGGCTGATGGTCGGCCATTGCGGGGGCCTGCGCCAGTCGCAGACCATCGGCGACTACGTGCTGGCCCACGGCTATCTGCGCCGCGACCGGATCCTCGACGAGGTCGTGCCGCCCGACGTGCCGATCCCGGCGCTCGCCGAGGTCCAGGTGGCGTTGCAGGAGGCCGCCGCCAGCGTCACCGGCGAGCGGGCCGAGGCCCTGAAGCAGCGCCTGCGCACCGGCACGGTCGTGACCTACGACGATCGCAACTGGGAGCTGCGCTGGTCGCAGGAACGGCGGCGGATCAACCTGTCCCGGGCGATCGGCGTCGACATGGAGAGCGGCACCATCGCGGCGCAGGGCTACCGCCTGCGGGTGCCCTATGGCACGCTGCTCTGCGTCTCCGACAAGCCGCTGCACGGCGAGATCAAGCTGCCGGGCGCCGCCAACGCCTTCTACGAGCGGGCGGTCGGCGAGCACCTCTTGATCGGGCTCGCGACCCTCGAGTCCCTGAGGCGCAACCGCCACGGACTGCATTCGCGCAAGCTGCGAAGCTTCGACGAGCCGGCCTTCCGGTAG